DNA sequence from the Tissierella sp. genome:
TGCTAGTAACAAATAATAAAAAAATGGAGCTATTTTACATAGCTCCATTTTTTATATCCATTAACAGCATTCTTCCATACCATCACCAAATAGATCCTTTATTTCAGTATCATCAATTAATCTAAATATGGCATAGCCGTATTTTCCATCCTTTGAACCAGATACAATAAATTCTATTGGACCAGTTTTATCAATATCTTTAAACTCAATTGTTTGATTATCTATAGGAGCGTGAGTATGATCTGATAACTTAAATCCATTATCTGTATCTAAAACTACAACCATTGCATTCTTTTTAGGAGCTTCGTTATATATAACCAGTAAATCTTTGAGACCATCGTCATTCAAGTCCTCATAGCCACATAGTATTACCTTATTATCAGGATGAGTATCTTGAAAATATAGAAGAAGCTCATTGTCAGGTTCTACTCCTAATGTTTGCAAAGTGTTGCCATTTTCTAGATAATATCCATAGAAGCCCAATACAAAGAGTATAAATCCTATTAATATAAATTTAATATTTTTTTTCATTTCTCTACCTCGTTTGTTTTGCAAGATTTCTAAATAAATTCTCTACCTTTGGGTACATTGCCTTTAAGAAAAATAGGAAAACTATAAAGGAACATAAATATTTAAGTGGTTCTGGCAAGGTAAAGAGAAATCTATTTGCACTTTCAATGCTGCTATCAATTCTATTATAATTAATAGCAGGTTCAAATCCAGGCATTAACCATAAGTTAGTTAGATATCCAACTCCAAATGCAAAGATAGAGATTACTACACCATATATAATAGCAGTTTTTTTACCAATCATCTTATATATACTTAATAGTTCAGGGATATTAGTGGCTGCTCCTGCCATAAGGAAGGTAATTGCAGCACCAGGTGAGGCACCACTAGCAATTAATGCAGCTATAAATGGAATGTGTCCAACGGCACAGACATACATTAATGCAGCCAGAACTGCCACATTCCAAAGAGATAACATACTAGGATTTCCTAAATATTTCTGTATAAATGAATCTGGGAATACAGTTAAAATGAATCCTCCAAACAACATTCCCCAAACAACATATTTACTTAATACTGTAGCTAAATCATGTATTGCCCAATGCATACCTGACTTTAACTTTTCTAAAAAAGGGATCTTCTCTGCTTGCTCTAATGACATTGATATTATTTCTTCCTCTAAATCAGGTTTACTTATTTCATTACCACAGAATTTATTACCTATTATACCTATAATAAAAGGAAGTAAGAATCCTGCAGCTATGTTTATCATGGTTAACTCCTTTCCTAAGAGTCCAAAGCTAAGTATTAATGCTATAGGGTTTAGGGCAGGAGTAGATGCCATAAATGCCAGCGTAGGGCCAACATAAGCTCCTGAATAGTATAAGCTAATACCAAGTGGGATTGTACCACAGCTACAAATAGGTAAGCACATACCTGAAATTGTTACCTTTAGTATAGAACTAATTTTAGTATTCCCTAAATGCTTGTGAAATCTCACTGGAGATATAATATCATGAAGAAGTCCCGCAATTATGTAACTAAACACCAGCCAACTTGAAGTTCCATTAAGTAGATTAATAGAAGTTAATAATATATCTTTTAAAAAATCTAATATTAACAATTATAAGTCACCTCCATTTTCTAATTCTTCAACAGCTAAAGCTATTTCCTTTTCAATAATATCCTTAGATATTCGTTGAATCTTTTTCTTCTCGTTAATAATAAGAGTTCCTCTAAAGATAACTCCATACTTTTTTATATACTCCATATTCTTGCCTGCATAGTAGATTTTGACTTCTACCTTGTCTTTGTACTTAGCTGCAGCAACCTCTACAGCACGGGTATGACCGTCACATCCAGATCAAGTATTTATAAATTCAACTAAAATCTTATCCAAAATATCCCCTCCAGACTTTTAAATAAAAAAGCCCGTATTAAACGGACCTTGTTACTCTAGAATGTAATTACTTGGTCAAGATCTACTGAACTAAGGGCACCATACAATACTGGGAAGCAACCGATAGCAGCACCTTGTACAAGATTGTTTTCTATTTGTCTTTCAATTGCACATTGATCACAAGCCAAAAGTATCATGCCAGTATCTTCGTGTAATTTTTGAAGTCTTTCCCCAATATCAGTGTCCTTTAATAATAAGAAAGTATTATCAAATACGAAAAACATACCTACTACTTCTGCTCCATGGTTACCGGCTTCTAATTGTGGAATTACCATGTCTCTTAAAATAGTTCTTGCATTATCAGAACTTATTACATATGCTACCTTCATTGAAAAATCCCCCTTCTATCCTTTGAAATCCTTTAAATAATATCATAATTGAAGAAAAATTAACAATTAAATTATCCTATAGAAGAAGAGTCAGTTATTAAAAATATCTATTTCACAACTATGTAACAAAGTGGTATTCTAGACTAGATAATTTGAGAAAAGAGGGGTTTTATGGAAGAAGTTCAATATAGATACTATACTAACGAACAATTAGAAATAGATAGCATAGATAGTAAACTATCAAGGGAAGAGAAAAAAATAAGAAGATACCTAATGAATTATGTGATTGACAATGGACAAGCACTTAATATAAGTAATTCATCTAAAATTGCTAAAGATTCAGAAATGATAGATGAAGAAGTAGATAATGTATTAGATAGCTTGTTTGAGA
Encoded proteins:
- the saoT gene encoding thioredoxin-like (seleno)protein SaoT, producing the protein MDKILVEFINTUSGCDGHTRAVEVAAAKYKDKVEVKIYYAGKNMEYIKKYGVIFRGTLIINEKKKIQRISKDIIEKEIALAVEELENGGDL
- the saoE gene encoding efflux transporter SaoE is translated as MLILDFLKDILLTSINLLNGTSSWLVFSYIIAGLLHDIISPVRFHKHLGNTKISSILKVTISGMCLPICSCGTIPLGISLYYSGAYVGPTLAFMASTPALNPIALILSFGLLGKELTMINIAAGFLLPFIIGIIGNKFCGNEISKPDLEEEIISMSLEQAEKIPFLEKLKSGMHWAIHDLATVLSKYVVWGMLFGGFILTVFPDSFIQKYLGNPSMLSLWNVAVLAALMYVCAVGHIPFIAALIASGASPGAAITFLMAGAATNIPELLSIYKMIGKKTAIIYGVVISIFAFGVGYLTNLWLMPGFEPAINYNRIDSSIESANRFLFTLPEPLKYLCSFIVFLFFLKAMYPKVENLFRNLAKQTR
- the saoC gene encoding Cys-Cys-COOH (seleno)protein SaoC, translated to MKKNIKFILIGFILFVLGFYGYYLENGNTLQTLGVEPDNELLLYFQDTHPDNKVILCGYEDLNDDGLKDLLVIYNEAPKKNAMVVVLDTDNGFKLSDHTHAPIDNQTIEFKDIDKTGPIEFIVSGSKDGKYGYAIFRLIDDTEIKDLFGDGMEECC
- the saoD gene encoding DsrE-related protein SaoD; translated protein: MKVAYVISSDNARTILRDMVIPQLEAGNHGAEVVGMFFVFDNTFLLLKDTDIGERLQKLHEDTGMILLACDQCAIERQIENNLVQGAAIGCFPVLYGALSSVDLDQVITF